From Manduca sexta isolate Smith_Timp_Sample1 chromosome 21, JHU_Msex_v1.0, whole genome shotgun sequence, the proteins below share one genomic window:
- the LOC119190107 gene encoding choline O-acetyltransferase-like, whose protein sequence is MMPLKTQRKVMKRIRFSNKKSEPFTNTKDVLSRRFISSQNNIKAWSMLKRPHFIIPKPATARQLILKPKFEPIDNPNDYFRPKPLFVRNNDNFYANDYQTPKRQPDLKWRNKISYIQDALKQFAPQTKSRIDTTLERPTLLPTYKPKFLRDRIDSIRNYLNNGEYVKPTKKSLEREYFLKDYENDDDQSSMFYYRRDNQGDVETTTAKRRTRRKPRTLFFLSPTVTSWWLDDMYLKVRLPLPINSNPGMVFPRRKFAKMEEVADLGALFIDDLLDYKEMLDRGELPLERATSREKGQPLCMEQFYRLLGVCRIPEMGRDRLDLPKIKNGTEEQEELVVVACRNYFYPIPVKAMDRGRLTPGEIQAQILHAMVDASAAPPAPRVGLLTSMNRDQWARAREQLIRDENNRSNLELISRALCILCVDEAGGDRADTDEQTNAMLRAMHGAGTRHHSANRWFDKTVQLIISSDGTVGMCYEHSAAEGVAVIRLAERALARAEVADRPAPPPALLPAPQAMKWNITGDVQRTIEQAARDLDRAISDLDFKVYTYRGYGREFMKSCKTSPDVYIQLALQYAYYKMYGYLVTTYESASLRRFRNGRVDNIRSAHNGAHAWAAAMCTAETPPLNEANDDGQKKVSFNLYGEQKKLELFEEAARKQTSIMEANILGRGIDNHLLGLREAARESMGALPPLFNDDTYKQMIHFKLSTSQVATTTEGTFMGYGAVVPDGYGCSYNPKKDCVIFCISSFTSSSVTNTEAFRQSLEEALDSMKLMFQARKVEN, encoded by the exons ATGATGCCTCTCAAAACGCAAAGGAAGGTAATGAAAAGGATTCGTTTCTCCAATAAGAAGAGTGAACCATTCACAAACACAAAAGACGTACTTTCCAGAAGATTCATTtcatcacaaaataatattaaagcctGGTCCATGCTCAAAAGACCACATTTCATCATTCCCAAACCAGCAACAGCAAGACAGTTAATTTTAAAGCCCAAGTTCGAGCCAATAGATAATCCGAATGATTACTTTCGGCCCAAACCCTTATTTGTAAGAAACAATGATAATTTCTATGCAAATGATTACCAGACGCCTAAAAGACAACCTGATTTGAAATGGAGGAACAAAATAAGCTATATACAAGATGCTTTGAAGCAATTCGCGCCGCAAACAAAATCAAGAATAGATACAACTTTAGAAAGACCTACGTTACTACCGACGTACAAACCAAAGTTCTTGAGAGACAGGATAGACTCCATCAGAAATTATCTCAATAATGGTGAATACGTGAAGCCGACAAAAAAATCTCTTGAACGCGAATATTTCTTAAAGGATTATGAAAATGATGACGACCAGTCTTCAATGTTTTACTATCGAAGAGATAATCAAGGCGACGTGGAGACTACGACGGCTAAGAGACGAACGCGACGAAAACCAAGAACGTTATTTTTCCTCAGTCCGACT GTAACTAGTTGGTGGTTAGACGACATGTACCTGAAAGTGCGGCTGCCTCTGCCGATCAACTCCAACCCTGGCATGGTGTTTCCGCGCCGCAAGTTCGCCAAGATGGAAGAGGTGGCTGATCTCGGAGCGTTGTTCATCGACGATCTATTGGACTACAAGGAAATGTTGGACAG gGGCGAGCTTCCTCTGGAAAGAGCAACTAGCCGTGAAAAGGGTCAGCCGCTGTGCATGGAACAATTCTACCGCCTGCTGGGCGTATGTCGCATCCCTGAAATGGGAAGAGATAGGTTAGATCTCCCAAAGATTAAAAACGGGACCGAAGAACAAGAGGAGCTCGTTGTTGTAGCTTGCAggaattat TTTTATCCAATCCCAGTGAAAGCAATGGATCGCGGGCGGCTTACTCCAGGAGAGATCCAAGCGCAGATCCTTCACGCCATGGTAGACGCGTCTGCAGCTCCGCCAGCACCCAGAGTCGGGCTCCTCACTTCCATGAACAGGGACCAGTGGGCCAGAGCTAGAGAGCAGCTTATTAGAG ATGAGAACAACCGCTCCAATCTGGAACTGATATCGCGCGCGCTATGCATCCTCTGCGTGGACGAGGCTGGGGGAGACCGGGCCGACACTGACGAACAGACAAACGCAATGCTGCGAGCCATGCACGGCGCCGGCACCAGACACCACTCCGCCAACCGCTGGTTCGACAAGACTGTGCAG CTCATCATCTCATCTGACGGCACGGTGGGAATGTGTTACGAGCACAGCGCGGCTGAAGGCGTGGCCGTCATCAGGTTGGCGGAGCGGGCACTGGCTAGGGCTGAGGTGGCAGACAGGCCAGCCCCGCCGCCGGCGCTGCTGCCAGCCCCTCAGGCTATGAAGTGGAACATCACGGGTGATGTGCAGAGGACTATCGAGCAGGCTGCTAGGGACTTGGATcg CGCCATCTCGGACCTGGATTTCAAGGTGTACACGTACCGCGGCTACGGACGTGAATTCATGAAGTCCTGCAAGACCAGCCCTGATGTCTACATACAGCTGGCATTGCAGTATGCTTATTACAA GATGTATGGTTATCTAGTGACGACATACGAGTCAGCATCTCTACGCCGCTTCCGGAACGGCAGGGTGGACAACATCAGATCTGCCCACAACGGAGCCCACGCGTGGGCAGCGGCCATGTGCACCGCTGAGACCCCCCCACTGAATGAAGCCAACGATGATGGGCAGAAGAAAGTGTCCTTTAACTTGTATGGG GAGCAAAAGAAACTTGAGCTGTTCGAAGAAGCAGCACGCAAGCAGACATCGATCATGGAGGCTAACATCCTAGGCCGAGGAATCGACAACCATCTCCTGGGGCTGAGAGAGGCGGCGCGGGAGTCTATGGGAGCGTTGCCACCGCTGTTTAACGATGATACTTACAAGCAGATGATACATTTCAAACTGAGCACTAGCCAG GTGGCGACTACAACCGAAGGCACTTTCATGGGGTACGGCGCAGTGGTGCCAGACGGCTACGGCTGCAGCTACAACCCGAAGAAGGACTGCGTCATATTCTGCATTTCCTCATTCACGTCCTCCAGCGTCACTAACACCGAGGCTTTCCGTCAATCCTTGGAGGAGGCTCTTGACTCCATGAAACTCATGTTCCAGGCAAGGAAAGTTGAAAACTAA